Part of the Deltaproteobacteria bacterium genome, GACGACGCCGGACGATTTGGCGCGCGGCATCGGCGATTGTTTGAAAGGCGCCAATGTCGACGTCGCCGGCGCGAGTTTCTTCGTGCATGGCTCGACGGTGACGATCAACGCCGTGCTCGAACGCAAGGGCGCGCGCACGGGATTGATCACCACCAAAGGCTTTCGCGACGTTTACGAAATCGGCCGCGGTAATCGGCCGGAGGGCTACAATTTATTTTTCAAGCGGCCGGTGCCGCTGGTGCCGCGCGATTTGCGTTTGGAAGTCGACGAGCGGCTTTACGCCACCGGCGAAATCCTCACGCCCCTCGATGAACAGTCGGCGGCGGCAACCATCGGCGCGCTCAAGCAGGCCGGAGTGGAAAGCGTTGCAGTCTGCTTGCTCCATGGTTACGCCAACGCGGCCCATGAAAAACGTTTGGGTGAACTGTTGCGCCAGCAGTTTTCCGAAGCCTATGTATCGCTGTCGCACGAGATTCTCCGCGAGTTCCGCGAGTACGAACGCACGTCGACGACGGTATTGAATTCCTACGTCGGCCCGCTGGTCAGCCGCTACTTAGTCTCGCTGGAAAAAATGCTCGGCGCCGCCGGCTTTCGCGGGACGTTTCGTGTCATGCAATCCAACGGCGGCGTGATGTCGGCGGAGACGGCGAAAAAAATGCCGGTGACGATGATGGAGTCGGGACCGGTGGCGGGCGTCATCGCGGCGGCGCATCTCGGCGAGTCGCTGGGCTGTCGCCATATTATTTCCTTCGACATGGGCGGCACCACGGCGAAGTCGAGCTTGATCAAGGATTTTCATCCCGAAGTGACCAGCAGTTACTATGTCGGCGGTTACGTCACCGGCCATCCGATGATGCTGCCGGTGGTCGATATCGTGGAAGTCGGCAACGGCGGCGGCAGCATCGCTTGGCTCGATGCCGCTGGCGGTTTGAAAGTCGGGCCGCAGAGCGCCGGCGCGGCGCCAGGGCCCGCGTGCTACGGCAAAGGCGGCGCCGAGCCGACGGTCACCGACGCCAATCTGATCGCCGGCCGCATCGACGGCGATTATTTTCTCGGCAGCGGCATTCGCTTGCAGCGCGACCAAGCGGCGGCGGCGATCATGGAAAAAATCGGTAAACCGCTTGGCTTGTCATTAGAAGAGGCGGCGCTGGGGATCCTCACCATCGCCAACTTCAACATGTCGTTGTCGGTGCGCGCCGTTTCGGTCGAGAAGGGCTACGATCCGCGCGACTGCGTGTTGGTGCCGAGCGGCGGCGGCGGCGCGCTCCACGCCATGGCGATCGCCCGCGAGCTGTCCGTGCCGCGGGTTATCATTCCGCCCATGCCCGCACACTTCTCCGCGCTCGGCATGTTGATGGCCGATTTGAAACATGACTACGTGCAAACCTTCGTGCGCGAGTTGGCCGAGACCACGGGAGCGCAGATCGCCGATGCGTTCGCCGTGTTGGAAAAGTCGGCCACCGATACGTTGACCGAAGAAGGCAGCAAAGCGGAACAAATTGTTTTACGCCGCTTCTTGGACATGCGTTACCGCGGCCAAGAATATACGCTGCCGGTGCCGGTCACCGAAGATCTGCGCGGCGTCGCCGATTTCAGCGCGATCCGTGGGCGCTTCGATCAATTGCATCAAGAACACTACGGTCACTCGGCGCCCAAGGAGCCGGTGATGATGGTAAATCTTCGACTTTCGGCATTAGGCAAGTTCGACAACAAGTTGCCGTTGGTAACAACGTCGCGCGCAGAGGATCGCGGCGAACGGGGCCGGCGCCCGGTGATTTTCGAAAGCCTGCCGGTGGATTGCCCGATCTATTTGCGCAGCGGCTTCAAAGCCGGCGATCAATTGGCCGGACCGGCGGTGATCGAAGAGTTGGGCGCGACGATTCTGCTTTATCCCGGCGACAAGATGGTGGTGAATGAGTTCGGACAGTTGGTGATCGAGGTCGGGAGCTGAGCGAGCTAAAGGTCCTCGTATCTTTGCATTTACCCTCTCCCTCTGGGAGAGGGTTCGGGTGAGGGCAGGGCGACCGCCGGTCGCCCCTACAAGAGCCCTCACCTCAATCCTCTCCCAGAGGGAGAGGAAGTTAAGATCGGAAAATTCACATCGTGATGGCTGACAATGGCTGACGAATCTCGCAGTGAACAACTCGCGGCTTATCTTGCGGCGCTGCGATTCGAACAGATTCCCGTTGACGTCATTGACGCAGCCAAGCTCCACATTCTCGATTCTCTCGGTTGCTTGCTCGCGGGCTCGCGCTTAGAGCCGGGAAGACTCGCTTATAACCTTGCGGTAGCCACCAGTGGCACTTCTGCTAATCACAACGCAACGCTCTTCGGTACGACCTCGCGCGTGTCCTTGCTCGACGCGGTGCCAGCGATGGCGGCCGCGGCGCATTGCGGCGAGCTCGATGACATTCACGGCGGAGCGGCGACTTGCATCGGTGCGATGATCGTTCCGGCTCTGCTGGCGATGGCGGAAAAGTATGGCGGCAGCGGCGCGAGATTTCTCGAAGCGGCGATCGTCGGCTACGAAACCATCGCGCGAGTGGGACTAAGCATCGACGCGCCAAAACTTTTCGCCCGCGGCTGGTGGCCGAGCACGATCTGCGGCGCCTTCGGTGTGGCGGCGGCGGGCGGAAAATTTCTCGATTGGCCCGCGGATAAGACGGCCAACGCTATCGGCATCTCCTCGCTGCACGCCGGCGGCATGCTCACCGGCGGTCAAGAAGGCGCGAGCGCGCGCCATGTCGCGTTTGGCACGGCGGCGCGAAACGGCATTCTCGCGTTGCTCGCGAGCGAGCAGGGATTGACCGGCCCCCTGCGCGGCTTCGAAGATCCGCGCGGTTTCTGTTTGACGTTGTGCGCTGAACCGCGTTGGGAGTATTTGCAAAACTTCGACAAGTTCTTTCTTCCTGAAGTCGCCTTCAAGCCCTATCCCTGCGCGCGCCAACTTCACGCTGGCGTCGAAGCGCTGTTGAAGCTGATTCAGCGCCATTCAATCGTGACAACGTCAATTCAGGAACTCGAACTATTTGTGCCGACGCAAAACGCCGCCATGGTCAATCGCCCGGCGATTTCCATGTTGCGCGCAGCGACGCTGGGCAGCGGCCAGTATGTGATGGCGGTGACGGCGTTTCGCGGCAAGATCGATTTAGCTTCCTTCGAAGAAGAATTTCTCCGCAGTGAAGAAGTGAGCCGATTGATGGCCAAGGTCAAAGTGAGCGCCAGCGCCGAGCTGGATCGTCATTTCCCCAAGTACTGGTCCGGGCGAGTGACGATCAAATTGTCCGACGGCCAGAGCCATTCGGAAGAAATTATCGCGCCCAAGGGCGAGAGCGAAAATCCGCTGAGCGATGCCGATGTCGAAGAAAAGTTTTTCGGCCTAGCAGAGCCGGTCTTAGGCGAGGCACGGGCGCGCGCGGCGATTACCGTCGTTCACTCTTTAGCTACCAGCGAGTCGGTGGCGCCGCTGCTCGCGGCGCTGGCGGTGGCAATTTGATTGCGAAGTTGTCGCGCTCGATGAGAAAATCCGGTCTCACCACGAAGGACACGAAGAGCACGAAGTTCGGAGCACTTATCATCCGAGACCTTCGTGTCCTTCGTGACCTTCGTGGTGAAAATTTTCTTGCTTGTTTGGTAATGCTTCGCCGGCGCTAGGCTCCAGGCGCGGTGCGAAACTGCTTGACAATAGGCGCGCGGACGAGGGATAGATAGCGGCCACGAAGTCCTGTCGGAGGGATCTGCCGATGCGCAAGAATCGTTTTGCGGTGATCGATGGCGACGGTCATGTAACCGAGCGCAACAAAGAGATACTGGAATATCTCGGCGGCAATTATCGCGGCACCAGCAAGGATGAAAGTTGGGCCGATACTTTCGCGCCTTTTCCTTCCCTCGACGGTTGGGCGCGGCTTTCCGGCATGAGCTCGCCGGGGTTGCGCGATTATCCCGACTGCGACACCTGGACAACCTTTCTCGACGAGTGCGGCATCGAAACCACCGTCGTTTATCCCACCGCGGCGCTGGCCTTTGGCCTGATTCAAGATCCGGCTTGGGCCGTCGATATCGCCCGCGCCTACAATTCCTGGCTCTACGCCAGCTACACGAAAAAAAACTCGCGCATTCTCGGCGCGGCGATTATTCCCGTGCACGACGTGGCGGCGGCGATCCAAGAGATGCGCCGGGTAAAGAACGATCTCGGCATGCCCGGCGGCATGCTGCCTTCGGTGACGCGGTTGCGTAAGGGCTACGGCCACGAGAGTTTCTTTCCGCTCTACGAAGAGGCCTGCAAGCTTGATTGGCCGCTGGCGATCCATGGCGCGCCGAGCCGCGGTCTCGGTTTCGATTTCTTCGACAGCTTCGTCGAAGTGCACGCGCTGGAACATCCGCTGCCGCTGATGATTCAGATGACCAACATGATTTTTCAGGGCGTCTTCGAACTCTTCCCGCAGCTGCGCGTGGCTTATCTCGAAGCCGGCGCCGGCTGGGTGCCGTTCATGATGGACCGGCTCGATGAGGACTTCGAGCGGCGCGGCAAGAAGTGGGCGCCGCGCTTAAAAAAATTGCCGAGCGACTACATCACCGGCGGACAGGTCTATGTGTCGCTGGAGTCCGAGGAGCGCACGCTGCCCTATGTATTAAAGCTGTTCGGCGAGGACCATATCTTTTTCGCTTCCGACTATCCCCATGAGCGGC contains:
- a CDS encoding MmgE/PrpD family protein, giving the protein MADESRSEQLAAYLAALRFEQIPVDVIDAAKLHILDSLGCLLAGSRLEPGRLAYNLAVATSGTSANHNATLFGTTSRVSLLDAVPAMAAAAHCGELDDIHGGAATCIGAMIVPALLAMAEKYGGSGARFLEAAIVGYETIARVGLSIDAPKLFARGWWPSTICGAFGVAAAGGKFLDWPADKTANAIGISSLHAGGMLTGGQEGASARHVAFGTAARNGILALLASEQGLTGPLRGFEDPRGFCLTLCAEPRWEYLQNFDKFFLPEVAFKPYPCARQLHAGVEALLKLIQRHSIVTTSIQELELFVPTQNAAMVNRPAISMLRAATLGSGQYVMAVTAFRGKIDLASFEEEFLRSEEVSRLMAKVKVSASAELDRHFPKYWSGRVTIKLSDGQSHSEEIIAPKGESENPLSDADVEEKFFGLAEPVLGEARARAAITVVHSLATSESVAPLLAALAVAI
- a CDS encoding hydantoinase/oxoprolinase family protein — protein: MRIAVDIGGTFTDLVAVDDDGQVSRSKSLTTPDDLARGIGDCLKGANVDVAGASFFVHGSTVTINAVLERKGARTGLITTKGFRDVYEIGRGNRPEGYNLFFKRPVPLVPRDLRLEVDERLYATGEILTPLDEQSAAATIGALKQAGVESVAVCLLHGYANAAHEKRLGELLRQQFSEAYVSLSHEILREFREYERTSTTVLNSYVGPLVSRYLVSLEKMLGAAGFRGTFRVMQSNGGVMSAETAKKMPVTMMESGPVAGVIAAAHLGESLGCRHIISFDMGGTTAKSSLIKDFHPEVTSSYYVGGYVTGHPMMLPVVDIVEVGNGGGSIAWLDAAGGLKVGPQSAGAAPGPACYGKGGAEPTVTDANLIAGRIDGDYFLGSGIRLQRDQAAAAIMEKIGKPLGLSLEEAALGILTIANFNMSLSVRAVSVEKGYDPRDCVLVPSGGGGALHAMAIARELSVPRVIIPPMPAHFSALGMLMADLKHDYVQTFVRELAETTGAQIADAFAVLEKSATDTLTEEGSKAEQIVLRRFLDMRYRGQEYTLPVPVTEDLRGVADFSAIRGRFDQLHQEHYGHSAPKEPVMMVNLRLSALGKFDNKLPLVTTSRAEDRGERGRRPVIFESLPVDCPIYLRSGFKAGDQLAGPAVIEELGATILLYPGDKMVVNEFGQLVIEVGS
- a CDS encoding amidohydrolase, with translation MRKNRFAVIDGDGHVTERNKEILEYLGGNYRGTSKDESWADTFAPFPSLDGWARLSGMSSPGLRDYPDCDTWTTFLDECGIETTVVYPTAALAFGLIQDPAWAVDIARAYNSWLYASYTKKNSRILGAAIIPVHDVAAAIQEMRRVKNDLGMPGGMLPSVTRLRKGYGHESFFPLYEEACKLDWPLAIHGAPSRGLGFDFFDSFVEVHALEHPLPLMIQMTNMIFQGVFELFPQLRVAYLEAGAGWVPFMMDRLDEDFERRGKKWAPRLKKLPSDYITGGQVYVSLESEERTLPYVLKLFGEDHIFFASDYPHERQRAQYLEDIPGIEARADISDTAKRKILADNARTFYRLAD